The following proteins come from a genomic window of Lolium rigidum isolate FL_2022 chromosome 5, APGP_CSIRO_Lrig_0.1, whole genome shotgun sequence:
- the LOC124651418 gene encoding disease resistance protein PIK6-NP-like has product MEATVLSLGKCVVNGALSYAKSAAAGEVASRLGVRRDQAFIADELEMMQAFLLAAHDDRQPGDGRVVRVWVKQVRDVAYDVEDSLQDFAVRLQTQPWWRTLLDRRLVAGQMRELRAKVEDVSRRNKRYRLINGDASVSNSKPGTTSTGEFPIAGVTMSCTDEARGKWDTAKLDLLRLVNSNKDDGLRVIALWGENGETSIVRKAYEELKMHNKFQCFAWVKLAHPVNPTECLRSVLRQFYVNSLQQTTMEAQDLRWMEMTDENDLADEFKRFVDSKRYLIVLMGVHTIEEWDSVKVFFSNSKKGSRIIVSTEQVEVASLCVRQRSAAAEHKQLHMDHALYAFYEKGSEDRADATDAGSSFNATTTSINSSAESKSLTHTETSVASFKEYELIGRDKEKCDIIKLISNDSQQLEVISVWGMGGLGKTTLVRDVYQSEQLNVKFRCRACVTIRHPFDCGELIKSLARQLDAEDYENKEETGLTGGRTKPRVQRSLADILEGKKYLIVLDDLSSATEWDSIIQHLPARETASRIIVTTRSENIARHCSKKHENIYKLQILGYEDGLNLFTEKVFQKITYLNDEHPELVEQANLILKKCDGLPLAIVTIGGFLANQPKTALEWTKLNDHISAELEMNPELGRIAAVLNKSYDGLPYRLKSCMLYFSIFPKDSKVSRRRLVCRWTAEGYSREVRGKSAEEIAESYFMELISRSMILPSQESIHSRIGVDSCQVHDLIREIGISKSMEDNLVFTLEDGCGLNNRVTIRHLAISSSWEGDQCEFKSIVDMSHIRSLTVFGKWRPFFMSEKMKLLRVLDLEGTSGLVDHHLTDIGKLLHLRYLSLRGCDDIYHLPDSLGNLR; this is encoded by the exons ATGGAGGCCACGGTGCTAAGTCTGGGCAAGTGTGTGGTGAACGGAGCGCTCAGCTACGCCAAGTCCGCGGCTGCCGGGGAGGTGGCCTCGCGACTCGGAGTCCGGCGCGACCAGGCCTTTATCGCCGACGAGCTGGAGATGATGCAGGCCTTCCTGCTGGCCGCGCACGACGACCGGCAGCCGGGTGACGGCAGGGTGGTCAGGGTCTGGGTGAAGCAGGTCCGTGACGTGGCCTACGACGTCGAGGACTCTCTCCAGGACTTCGCCGTCCGGCTGCAGACGCAGCCCTGGTGGCGCACGCTTCTGGaccgccgcctcgtcgccgggcAGATGCGGGAGCTTAGAGCCAAGGTCGAGGATGTCAGCCGGAGGAACAAGCGCTACCGCCTTATAAACGGTGACGCCTCTGTCTCCAACTCCAAGCCTGGCACTACCTCCACAGGCGAGTTCCCCATTGCTGGTGTAACCATGTCCTGCACCGATGAAGCGAGGGGGAAGTGGGACACAGCAAAATTGGATCTTCTTCGCCTGGTCAACTCCAACAAGGACGACGGCCTTAGAGTGATCGCGCTGTGGGGAGAAAATGGCGAAACCTCCATTGTCAGAAAGGCGTACGAGGAACTGAAGATGCACAACAAGTTCCAATGCTTTGCCTGGGTCAAGCTGGCGCATCCTGTCAATCCAACCGAGTGCTTGCGGAGTGTTTTGAGGCAATTTTATGTAAATTCACTGCAGCAGACAACTATGGAGGCCCAAGATCTGAGGTGGATGGAGATGACAGACGAAAATGATTTGGCTGACGAGTTCAAGCGGTTTGTGGATTCAAAGCGTTACCTGATTGTGCTTATGGGCGTACATACTATCGAAGAGTGGGACAGCGTTAAAGTTTTCTTCTCGAACAGCAAGAAAGGAAGCCGGATCATAGTATCCACGGAGCAGGTTGAAGTTGCTAGCTTATGCGTCAGACAACGGAGTGCAGCGGCAGAGCACAAGCAGTTACATATGGACCATGCTCTCTATGCTTTCTACGAGAAG GGCTCTGAGGATCGAGCTGATGCAACTGATGCAGGTTCTAGCTTTAACGCAACCACTACCAGCATTAACAGCTCTGCGGAGAGCAAGAGCCTCACTCACACGGAGACATCAGTAGCTTCCTTCAAGGAATATGAGCTTATTGGCCGAGATAAAGAAAAATGTGACATTATCAAACTAATTTCAAATGATAGCCAACAGCTTGAGGTGATCTCTGTGTGGGGAATGGGCGGTCTTGGGAAAACAACACTTGTTAGAGATGTGTATCAAAGCGAACAACTCAATGTCAAATTCAGGTGTCGTGCTTGTGTAACAATTAGGCATCCTTTTGATTGCGGCGAGCTTATCAAGAGCTTAGCTCGACAACTAGATGCAGAGGATTATGAAAATAAGGAAGAAACCGGCTTGACGGGTGGCAGAACAAAACCTAGAGTCCAACGGTCACTGGCAGATATTTTAGAAGGAAAGAAGTACTTGATTGTTCTTGATGATCTATCATCTGCCACAGAATGGGACTCTATAATACAACATTTACCTGCAAGGGAAACAGCAAGCCGTATCATAGTCACCACAAGGTCAGAAAATATTGCTAGGCACTGTTCAAAGAAACATGAAAACATATACAAGCTTCAAATTCTGGGATATGAGGACGGACTTAACCTCTTCACGGAAAAG GTATTTCAAAAGATCACATATCTGAATGATGAACATCCTGAGTTGGTTGAACAAGCAAATCTGATCCTGAAGAAGTGTGATGGACTTCCCCTTGCAATTGTTACCATTGGTGGTTTCTTGGCAAACCAACCTAAAACCGCCTTGGAGTGGACAAAACTGAATGACCATATTAGTGCTGAGTTGGAGATGAATCCAGAGCTTGGCAGGATAGCAGCAGTCCTTAACAAAAGCTATGATGGTTTACCCTATCGTCTCAAGTCATGTATGCTCTATTTCTCCATCTTTCCTAAAGATAGCAAGGTTAGCCGGAGACGTCTGGTGTGTCGGTGGACGGCAGAGGGCTACTCAAGGGAGGTGCGTGGCAAGTCCGCGGAGGAAATAGCAGAGAGCTACTTCATGGAACTGATAAGTAGGAGCATGATCCTGCCATCTCAAGAATCCATTCATAGTAGAATCGGAGTTGACTCCTGTCAAGTCCATGATCTCATCCGTGAAATCGGTATCTCAAAATCAATGGAGGATAATCTTGTTTTCACATTGGAGGATGGCTGCGGGTTAAACAACCGGGTTACAATACGTCATCTTGCCATAAGTAGTAGCTGGGAGGGGGATCAGTGTGAGTTCAAGAGCATTGTGGACATGTCCCATATACGATCATTAACAGTGTTTGGGAAGTGGAGGCCATTTTTCATGTCTGAGAAGATGAAGTTGCTGCGAGTGCTGGACTTAGAGGGCACATCAGGTCTAGTTGATCATCACCTTACGGACATTGGGAAGCTTCTTCATCTAAGGTACCTTTCTTTAAGAGGATGTGATGATATCTACCACTTGCCGGATTCGTTGGGTAATCTGAGGTAG